The sequence CAGCCTGGAGCAGGCCTACCAAAGCAATCTGATCGCCAGCATCCGCGAGAACGGCTATCAGCTGGAGCATGGCCGCCTCCAGGTGAAATTGGCGGAAGCCTTTGGGTTCTGCTGGGGTGTCGAACGGGCTGTGGCCATGGCCTACGAGACCCGAAAGCACTACCCAACCGAGCGGATCTGGATCACCAACGAGATCATTCACAACCCCTCGGTGAATGATCATCTGCGGGAGATGGACGTGCTGTTCATCGACGTGGAGAACGGGGTCAAAGACTTCTCCAAAGTCGCCAGTGGCGACGTGGTGATCCTTCCCGCCTTTGGCGCCACCGTGCAGGAGATGCAACTCCTCAACGAGCGGGGGTGCCACATCGTCGACACGACTTGTCCCTGGGTCTCCAAGGTGTGGAACACCGTGGAGAAGCACAAGAAGCACGACATCACCTCGATCATTCACGGCAAGGTGAAGCACGAGGAAACCCTCGCCACCAGCTCCTTTGCCGGCACTTACTTGGTGGTCCTTGATCTGGCCGAGGCCCAGATGGTCTGCGATTACATCCTCGCCAGTGCGGGTGGCCAAAGCCCTAGCGCGGAACAGCACCAGGCCTTCATGGAGCGCTTCTCCAAAGCCTGCTCTCCAGGCTTTGACCCAGACCGGGATCTGGTGCGCGTGGGCGTGGCCAACCAGACCACGATGCTCAAAAGTGAAACCGAAGAAATCGGCCGGCTATTCGAGCGCACGATGCTCCAGCGCTTTGGCCCCGCTGAGCTCAACGACCACTTCGTGGCCTTCAACACCATCTGCGATGCCACCCAAGAGCGGCAGGACGCCATGTTCGCGCTGGTGGATGAGCCCCTCGATCTGATGGTGGTCATTGGCGGGTACAACTCCTCCAACACCACCCACCTGCAAGAGATCGCCATCACCCGCGGGATTCGCTCTT is a genomic window of Synechococcus sp. A10-1-5-1 containing:
- a CDS encoding 4-hydroxy-3-methylbut-2-enyl diphosphate reductase; amino-acid sequence: MDTRAFKRSLHHSDRYNRRGFGLGEEVAGSLEQAYQSNLIASIRENGYQLEHGRLQVKLAEAFGFCWGVERAVAMAYETRKHYPTERIWITNEIIHNPSVNDHLREMDVLFIDVENGVKDFSKVASGDVVILPAFGATVQEMQLLNERGCHIVDTTCPWVSKVWNTVEKHKKHDITSIIHGKVKHEETLATSSFAGTYLVVLDLAEAQMVCDYILASAGGQSPSAEQHQAFMERFSKACSPGFDPDRDLVRVGVANQTTMLKSETEEIGRLFERTMLQRFGPAELNDHFVAFNTICDATQERQDAMFALVDEPLDLMVVIGGYNSSNTTHLQEIAITRGIRSFHIDTPERIGPNNRIEHKPLGGDLEVVEPFLPGGPLRVGITSGASTPDRVVEDVIDRLIALADG